A part of Desulfobacter sp. genomic DNA contains:
- a CDS encoding CBS domain-containing protein has protein sequence MNFSRINECFQAITDEDVLEAMREIPGYLDITPSDFIEVYRIAFDHAISRVKTAIRAEHIMTRNVVSVLEDAPLLEAAMQMRDHDISGVPVLNEEGAVTGVISEKDFLSRMNENKEPSFMQVLIQCMDDSRCLALPLKTLKARDIMSSPPVIVHQGLKLMDVANLLDRNNINRVPVSDDNNALVGIIARSDLVQAMC, from the coding sequence ATGAATTTCAGCCGTATCAATGAATGCTTTCAAGCCATTACAGATGAAGACGTGCTGGAGGCAATGAGAGAAATACCCGGATACCTGGATATCACGCCGTCCGACTTCATCGAAGTATACAGGATTGCCTTTGACCATGCAATCTCCCGTGTTAAAACCGCCATCCGGGCCGAGCATATTATGACCCGGAATGTGGTTTCTGTCCTTGAAGATGCACCTCTTTTGGAGGCCGCCATGCAAATGAGGGATCACGATATTTCTGGGGTTCCGGTTCTCAACGAAGAGGGGGCTGTGACCGGGGTTATATCGGAGAAAGATTTTCTGTCCAGGATGAATGAGAACAAGGAGCCGTCGTTCATGCAGGTTTTGATTCAGTGCATGGATGACAGCCGTTGCCTTGCGTTGCCCCTTAAAACGCTGAAAGCCAGGGATATCATGTCTTCACCGCCGGTGATCGTCCACCAGGGCCTCAAGCTGATGGATGTGGCCAACCTTTTGGACCGGAACAATATCAACCGTGTCCCGGTGAGTGATGATAACAACGCCCTGGTGGGGATCATTGCCAGGTCAGATCTTGTCCAGGCCATGTGCTGA
- a CDS encoding recombinase family protein: protein MADVGYIRVSSADQNTDRQLADFHLDKVFIDKISGATTDRPKLRECLEYVRDGDTLHVHSMDRLARNLADLQRLVEDLTERGVKVRFRKEGLEFDGTENPMSKLLLQMMGAVAEFERSMIKERQAEGIKKALARGVRFGRKPKLSDATKREIIALVDSGQEKKAVAEKYMISRTTVYKILEDWQSGKITGPVECQTELSI from the coding sequence ATGGCAGATGTAGGGTATATAAGGGTCAGTTCAGCCGACCAAAACACCGACCGGCAGCTTGCCGATTTCCATCTGGATAAGGTTTTCATTGACAAAATTTCCGGGGCCACCACTGACCGGCCGAAATTGCGGGAGTGCTTGGAGTATGTAAGGGATGGCGATACACTCCATGTCCATTCCATGGATCGGCTGGCCAGGAACCTGGCAGACCTCCAGCGATTAGTTGAGGATCTGACAGAGAGAGGGGTCAAGGTTCGGTTTCGTAAAGAGGGCCTTGAATTTGATGGGACCGAGAACCCCATGAGTAAGTTGTTGCTGCAAATGATGGGGGCTGTTGCGGAGTTTGAGCGTTCCATGATCAAGGAGCGACAGGCCGAAGGGATCAAAAAAGCATTGGCCAGGGGCGTTAGATTCGGTCGCAAGCCTAAACTCTCTGATGCGACTAAGCGAGAGATCATCGCCCTGGTGGACTCCGGCCAGGAAAAAAAAGCCGTGGCCGAAAAATATATGATATCCAGGACCACCGTATATAAAATCCTGGAGGATTGGCAGAGTGGTAAAATAACCGGGCCGGTTGAGTGTCAAACGGAGTTGTCTATTTAA
- a CDS encoding HPP family protein: MIPYFKKMAGGGQRPPKVNPSEVFWSWIGAFLGITPVAFLNYNLFSGSDFVYIIGSFGASAVLIYGAVRSPLAQPRNLIGGHVLSAFVGVACWQLFQAFPWFAAAFSVATAIALMHATQTLHPPGGATALIAVIGSEKIHELGFLYALVPVGLGVVIMLIVALVVNNMASKRKYPEFWF; the protein is encoded by the coding sequence ATGATTCCGTATTTTAAAAAAATGGCCGGTGGCGGGCAACGTCCCCCGAAAGTGAATCCAAGCGAAGTGTTCTGGTCCTGGATAGGGGCTTTTCTGGGGATTACCCCGGTGGCCTTTTTGAACTACAATCTGTTTTCTGGAAGTGATTTTGTTTATATCATCGGGTCATTCGGGGCCTCGGCAGTCCTGATCTACGGTGCCGTGAGAAGCCCTTTGGCCCAGCCCAGAAATCTGATCGGCGGTCACGTATTGTCCGCCTTTGTCGGTGTGGCCTGCTGGCAGCTTTTCCAGGCTTTTCCCTGGTTTGCAGCGGCGTTTTCAGTTGCAACGGCCATTGCCCTGATGCACGCCACTCAGACGCTACATCCGCCCGGTGGGGCCACAGCGCTGATCGCTGTGATCGGCAGCGAAAAAATACACGAATTGGGTTTCTTGTATGCGTTGGTTCCTGTAGGCTTGGGTGTAGTGATCATGCTTATTGTCGCCCTTGTGGTGAACAATATGGCGAGCAAAAGAAAATATCCCGAATTTTGGTTTTAA
- a CDS encoding rubredoxin, whose product MDKYECIPCGYIYDPEEGDDEGGIAAGTAFEDLPDDWTCPICGVGKEEFEKVS is encoded by the coding sequence ATGGATAAATACGAATGCATACCCTGCGGATATATCTATGACCCTGAAGAAGGTGATGATGAAGGGGGCATTGCGGCTGGCACAGCCTTTGAGGATCTTCCGGATGACTGGACCTGCCCCATCTGCGGAGTCGGCAAAGAAGAGTTTGAAAAAGTCTCCTGA
- a CDS encoding histidine kinase has protein sequence MKERMEQLETLIAETKKRLPAHSVKPPVMLDLLEYEDEYDLLLEKMNQLKAGN, from the coding sequence ATTAAAGAAAGAATGGAGCAGCTTGAGACACTGATCGCTGAAACAAAAAAAAGACTTCCTGCTCATTCTGTAAAGCCCCCTGTCATGCTGGACCTGCTGGAATATGAAGATGAATATGATTTGTTACTTGAAAAAATGAATCAGTTAAAGGCGGGCAACTAG
- a CDS encoding DUF3786 domain-containing protein: protein MADDLTGSDQDITEYLNAINLQNTDELVTTLGLQRTAEGCRFSFFNRQILFDHQDFIDVSGEELSLPIKEVLCRYLTNCPQPTVKESARLVTFREFSKNSPLFYRFAENTSKTIEQTFSGRTNILEQKCRRAYGIPIDNSSFDLCIRFKALPKIPIALQFNDVDEMLPAKATFLFHEDAVNYLDVKSLGSIMTYLSGLLIN, encoded by the coding sequence GTGGCAGATGATCTGACAGGCAGTGATCAGGATATCACCGAATATTTGAATGCCATTAACCTGCAGAATACTGACGAACTTGTCACAACTCTGGGACTGCAGAGAACAGCAGAGGGCTGCAGGTTTTCTTTTTTTAACAGACAGATACTATTTGATCATCAGGACTTCATTGACGTTTCAGGCGAAGAATTGTCTTTGCCGATAAAAGAGGTTCTATGCAGATACCTGACAAACTGCCCCCAACCAACCGTCAAAGAATCTGCCAGATTGGTGACGTTCAGGGAGTTTTCAAAGAATAGCCCGCTGTTCTATCGATTTGCGGAAAATACAAGCAAAACGATTGAGCAAACCTTTTCGGGCCGGACGAATATCCTGGAACAAAAATGCAGACGGGCATACGGCATTCCCATAGACAACTCATCTTTTGACCTGTGTATCAGATTTAAAGCCCTCCCGAAAATACCGATAGCGCTGCAGTTTAACGATGTCGATGAGATGCTTCCCGCAAAAGCGACATTTTTATTTCATGAGGATGCTGTTAATTATCTGGATGTGAAATCTTTAGGGAGTATTATGACCTACCTTTCAGGCCTTTTGATAAACTGA
- a CDS encoding cupin, with product MKVLKLTETNEFTPGAMKRFFLVKTSEFFKIINFNLDSGVTFPVHSHDLDGELSIQVLEGKGWFLGENDSKIPANEGDILISEIREPHGVMADTKMRIIVTIAPPI from the coding sequence ATGAAGGTTTTAAAGCTTACTGAAACAAACGAATTCACACCGGGAGCGATGAAGCGATTCTTTCTGGTAAAAACTTCAGAATTCTTCAAGATCATTAATTTCAACCTCGATTCCGGAGTTACATTCCCGGTGCATTCTCACGACTTAGACGGAGAATTATCTATCCAGGTTCTTGAAGGAAAGGGATGGTTTTTAGGGGAGAATGACTCAAAAATACCGGCAAATGAAGGTGATATCCTGATTTCAGAAATCAGGGAGCCCCATGGTGTCATGGCCGATACGAAAATGCGGATCATCGTTACAATTGCCCCACCAATTTAA
- the hcp gene encoding hydroxylamine reductase, translating to MFCFQCQETARGTGCTVRGVCGKEEATANLQDLIIFHCKGISVLAKKGKALGIDRIEDAGRIITHALFTTITNANFDDTALIDCTKSLLVFKDDLKSALGDKLPQDLPDAALFSSADESQFQEKAKTVGILATENEDVRSLRETVVFGCKGISAYAHHAAMLGFEKKEVYDQLIESMASVTEDLSVDDMVTMVMKTGENAVATMAVLDEANTTTYGHPEISEVNIGVGTNPGILVSGHDLRDLQELLIQTEGQGIDIYTHSEMLPANYYPELKKFAHLKGNYGSSWWHQNKDFETFNGAILMTTNCVIPIKKNNSYADRLFTTGAVGYPGAVHIPDRKDNAAKDFSGVIAKAKGYQPPEEIETGTIVGGFGHNQVLALADKVIDAVKSGAIKRFIVMAGCDGRMKDRTYFTEVAEKLPKDTVILTAGCAKYRYNKLDLGDIGGIPRVLDAGQCNDSYSLAVIAMKLRDAFGLEHINDLPLSFDIGWYEQKAVAVLLALLSLGINGIRLGPTLPAFISPTVLNVLVDKFDIKAISTPEEDIAAMMAGN from the coding sequence ATGTTTTGCTTTCAATGTCAGGAAACGGCAAGGGGAACCGGATGTACTGTACGGGGTGTCTGCGGTAAGGAAGAGGCCACTGCAAATCTCCAGGATCTGATCATCTTTCACTGCAAGGGCATTTCCGTCCTGGCTAAAAAAGGTAAAGCGCTCGGCATCGACCGGATTGAAGATGCCGGACGGATCATCACCCACGCATTGTTCACTACGATTACCAACGCCAATTTTGACGATACCGCCCTCATCGACTGTACCAAAAGCCTGCTGGTCTTCAAGGATGATCTTAAATCCGCCTTGGGGGATAAACTTCCTCAAGATCTGCCCGATGCAGCGTTATTCAGCTCTGCTGATGAATCCCAGTTCCAGGAGAAGGCGAAAACGGTCGGTATCCTTGCCACAGAGAATGAAGACGTCAGATCCCTTAGGGAAACGGTTGTCTTCGGCTGCAAAGGCATCAGCGCTTACGCCCACCATGCGGCCATGCTGGGATTCGAGAAAAAGGAAGTGTATGATCAACTCATAGAAAGCATGGCATCGGTAACAGAAGACCTCTCTGTTGACGACATGGTGACCATGGTCATGAAGACCGGTGAAAACGCCGTCGCAACCATGGCGGTACTGGACGAGGCCAATACAACCACCTACGGACATCCTGAGATCTCAGAAGTCAACATCGGTGTGGGGACAAACCCCGGAATCCTCGTCAGCGGGCATGACCTTAGGGACTTACAGGAGCTGTTGATCCAGACTGAAGGCCAGGGTATCGATATCTATACCCACAGTGAAATGCTACCGGCCAACTACTATCCAGAGTTAAAAAAGTTTGCCCATCTGAAAGGCAACTACGGCAGCTCATGGTGGCATCAGAATAAAGATTTTGAGACGTTTAACGGTGCGATTCTGATGACGACGAACTGTGTTATCCCCATCAAGAAAAACAACTCCTACGCAGACCGGCTGTTCACCACGGGGGCCGTCGGATACCCGGGGGCCGTTCATATTCCCGACAGAAAAGATAATGCGGCCAAAGATTTTTCAGGTGTGATTGCCAAGGCGAAAGGATACCAGCCCCCGGAGGAAATCGAAACAGGTACAATCGTCGGCGGTTTCGGACACAACCAAGTTCTGGCCCTTGCCGACAAGGTTATTGACGCCGTTAAATCCGGAGCGATCAAACGCTTCATCGTTATGGCGGGATGCGACGGCAGGATGAAGGACAGAACCTACTTTACCGAAGTTGCTGAAAAGCTGCCCAAGGATACCGTCATCCTAACGGCCGGATGCGCCAAGTACAGGTACAACAAACTTGATCTTGGCGATATCGGCGGCATCCCCAGAGTCCTGGATGCCGGCCAGTGCAACGATTCCTACTCCTTGGCCGTTATCGCCATGAAACTGAGGGACGCCTTTGGGCTTGAGCATATCAATGATCTGCCGCTCTCCTTTGACATCGGCTGGTACGAGCAGAAGGCCGTTGCCGTACTTCTGGCGTTGCTCTCCCTTGGCATCAACGGCATCCGGCTTGGTCCCACGCTGCCGGCCTTTATCTCCCCCACTGTCTTGAACGTACTGGTTGATAAGTTTGATATCAAAGCCATTAGCACCCCCGAAGAAGACATCGCCGCCATGATGGCCGGGAACTAA
- a CDS encoding hydroxylamine oxidoreductase: MKRNLIVLLMGLLIMVICASTVLCSDAQMNMPKSKEFRIERSMSPEAMACIECHKKQHPGIFSDWAASRHASANITCYDCHAADPSDPDVSQAHFKEYEANDTKYGQKKYMVPVSAVVTPKDCSRCHPDEAMQYGKSKHANTLEIIWKIDPWLNKGMNSDFERVNGCYHCHGTIVKMTEGELEASTWPNVGVGRINLDGSKGSCTSCHTRHRFSVMEARKPQACGQCHLGPDHPQIEIYTESKHGDIYDAFGDEYNWKAAPGTWTPGVDFRGPTCASCHMSGAGSVMTSHDVTERLSWELQAPLTVRPENFKPLPAQTNWKEERTKMQEVCMQCHGKRWTESHYSQMDQTIQEYNEVYFKPAKAKLDELYEKGLLDKARFFDERLEVEYYELWHHEGRRARMGAAMMAPDYSWWHGFYECKKRFNNFMEEANHLIETNTKAYKAENYPNATGDTTKPKEIFK, encoded by the coding sequence ATGAAAAGGAATTTAATAGTACTGCTAATGGGCTTATTAATCATGGTCATTTGCGCATCCACGGTTCTCTGTTCGGATGCCCAAATGAACATGCCGAAATCCAAAGAGTTTAGAATTGAAAGGTCCATGTCACCAGAGGCAATGGCCTGTATTGAATGCCACAAAAAGCAGCATCCGGGTATATTTTCAGACTGGGCAGCCAGCCGTCATGCCAGTGCCAATATCACCTGTTATGATTGCCACGCCGCAGACCCCAGTGACCCGGACGTCAGTCAGGCTCATTTTAAGGAGTACGAGGCAAATGACACGAAATACGGGCAGAAAAAATACATGGTCCCGGTTTCCGCAGTCGTCACCCCCAAGGACTGTTCCCGGTGCCATCCGGATGAGGCCATGCAATACGGTAAAAGCAAGCACGCCAATACGCTTGAAATCATATGGAAAATTGATCCCTGGCTCAACAAGGGCATGAACAGCGACTTTGAGCGGGTCAATGGGTGTTACCATTGCCACGGCACCATCGTGAAGATGACAGAGGGCGAATTGGAAGCGTCCACCTGGCCAAATGTAGGAGTCGGCCGGATCAACCTGGACGGAAGCAAAGGAAGCTGCACCAGTTGCCACACAAGACATCGTTTCTCTGTAATGGAAGCCAGAAAGCCCCAGGCCTGCGGGCAATGTCACCTTGGCCCGGATCATCCGCAGATCGAGATATATACCGAATCCAAGCACGGGGATATCTATGATGCCTTTGGTGATGAGTATAATTGGAAAGCCGCTCCCGGCACCTGGACACCCGGGGTTGATTTCAGAGGGCCGACATGCGCCTCATGCCATATGTCGGGAGCAGGCAGTGTCATGACCTCCCATGATGTAACGGAAAGGTTGTCCTGGGAACTGCAGGCCCCGTTGACGGTCCGCCCGGAAAATTTCAAACCGCTTCCCGCACAGACCAATTGGAAAGAAGAGCGGACCAAAATGCAGGAAGTTTGTATGCAATGCCACGGAAAGCGGTGGACCGAGTCCCACTACAGCCAGATGGACCAGACCATTCAGGAGTACAACGAGGTTTACTTTAAACCGGCCAAGGCGAAGCTGGATGAGCTTTATGAAAAGGGGCTTCTGGATAAGGCCCGCTTCTTTGACGAGCGCCTGGAGGTGGAGTATTACGAACTATGGCATCATGAGGGCCGTCGGGCGAGAATGGGGGCGGCCATGATGGCTCCGGATTATTCCTGGTGGCACGGGTTCTACGAGTGCAAAAAACGGTTTAACAACTTCATGGAAGAGGCCAATCATCTGATTGAAACCAATACCAAAGCCTATAAGGCAGAAAATTATCCCAACGCCACGGGGGATACGACAAAGCCCAAAGAGATCTTTAAATAA
- a CDS encoding type 1 glutamine amidotransferase, producing MKIHYLQHVPFEDLGMMKPVLMAGGHQLTNTQFFNSFEIPSVHDFDCLIVMGGPMGVNDESDYPWLYDEKKLIEDAVKHKKIILGICLGAQLIADVMGAGIHKNKYREIGWFDIETIKDINDTILANVFPPQAPVFHWHGDTFDIPKGAVHIAKSEACLNQGFVFENHIVGFQFHLESTPQTVKNLILNCKDEIDGSKYVQSETKILSSENHFSYINTIMHGVLDRLIRQAPR from the coding sequence ATGAAAATTCATTATCTGCAGCATGTTCCATTCGAAGACCTTGGCATGATGAAACCGGTTTTAATGGCAGGCGGCCATCAGTTAACGAACACACAATTTTTCAACTCTTTCGAGATTCCTTCTGTTCACGATTTTGATTGCCTGATCGTGATGGGAGGTCCCATGGGGGTAAATGACGAGTCTGATTATCCCTGGCTTTATGATGAAAAAAAATTGATCGAAGATGCCGTCAAGCACAAAAAAATCATCCTGGGGATCTGCCTGGGTGCTCAACTGATCGCCGACGTGATGGGCGCAGGTATTCATAAAAATAAATATAGAGAAATCGGCTGGTTTGACATAGAAACAATCAAAGACATCAACGATACTATTCTGGCGAACGTCTTCCCGCCTCAGGCACCTGTCTTCCACTGGCATGGAGATACGTTTGATATTCCAAAGGGAGCGGTGCACATCGCCAAGAGTGAGGCCTGTTTAAATCAAGGCTTTGTATTTGAAAATCATATTGTGGGGTTTCAATTTCATCTGGAGTCAACCCCTCAGACTGTCAAGAATCTGATATTGAACTGCAAAGACGAAATTGACGGATCAAAGTACGTTCAGTCCGAAACTAAAATTTTATCGAGCGAGAATCATTTCTCATACATCAATACGATCATGCATGGCGTTTTGGATAGATTGATCCGGCAGGCGCCAAGATAA
- a CDS encoding VOC family protein, giving the protein MDNNNVISTNMILYCRHWEETVGFYRDGLSLKVNFMTDWFVEFLVSGNARISIADEKKASIKSQETHGITIALQVDDIKSVWDDYVKKGLHPTPVKAHPWNARVFYLFDPDGRRLEIWQAD; this is encoded by the coding sequence ATGGACAACAATAACGTAATCTCGACAAACATGATACTATATTGCCGGCACTGGGAAGAAACAGTCGGGTTTTATCGTGATGGACTCTCTTTGAAGGTAAATTTCATGACCGACTGGTTTGTTGAATTTCTGGTATCGGGAAATGCCAGAATCAGCATCGCTGATGAGAAAAAAGCGTCGATCAAAAGCCAAGAGACTCATGGGATTACCATTGCCCTACAGGTTGATGATATCAAATCGGTTTGGGATGACTATGTGAAAAAAGGGCTGCATCCAACCCCAGTTAAAGCCCACCCATGGAACGCCAGGGTGTTCTATCTGTTTGATCCGGATGGGCGACGGCTTGAAATATGGCAGGCTGACTGA
- a CDS encoding phosphoesterase: MNWFFTADEHYDHFNSIEYNGRPFETKEEMNEAMIRRHNEVVGPDDTTVHVGDFSLVENRGKVEAFIHRLNGNHIFIRGSHDYWLDKEPISIETPIIEIWEKEFKMDLGRFYIVACHYAMRTWPRSHHGAWQLYGHSHGALPGIGPQMDVGVDTNNFYPYSLEEIVKILRKQPAFADCHHNERKRQNYGFHNRS; encoded by the coding sequence ATGAACTGGTTTTTTACAGCAGATGAGCATTACGATCATTTTAATTCGATTGAATACAACGGCAGGCCGTTCGAAACCAAAGAAGAGATGAACGAGGCCATGATTCGGCGTCATAATGAGGTTGTAGGTCCGGATGATACCACTGTCCATGTCGGGGATTTTTCTTTAGTCGAAAACAGGGGTAAGGTAGAGGCCTTTATCCACCGGCTCAACGGCAATCATATTTTCATCCGGGGGAGCCATGATTATTGGCTCGACAAGGAGCCGATTTCCATTGAAACCCCGATCATTGAGATTTGGGAAAAAGAGTTTAAAATGGATCTTGGCCGGTTTTACATTGTGGCTTGCCATTACGCCATGAGGACCTGGCCAAGATCCCATCATGGAGCTTGGCAGCTCTATGGCCATAGTCACGGAGCTTTGCCCGGGATCGGGCCGCAAATGGACGTAGGTGTGGATACGAATAACTTTTATCCTTATTCCCTGGAAGAAATTGTTAAAATTTTACGGAAACAACCGGCTTTTGCGGATTGTCATCACAACGAAAGGAAGAGGCAGAATTATGGATTTCACAATCGCTCTTGA
- a CDS encoding metallophosphoesterase — translation MKILYTTDLHGRDLYYNLIFKKAQCHEADLVINGGDLLPKVEPVFKRQQKYIKYLARTYFPRWEKAGIHYILCPGNDDARVFDDLLAEACSEFEYVHFLRPEGDMVSIGDLDFIGFNLVCDYPFGIKDRCRMDKEGFEFPPQRGTPSYTVAKGNGYGWQEIDDWFSHARTLPTLEDELEALVKPDVRRPDEGLVSSSPLDLKASMKKAVYIMHMPPAGLGLDVCSSGDRPAAWSVREFLEREQPLLSLHGHIHESYIMTSIWKAKIGDTWAVQPGQGGPHPVYCVIDTDDLESMRRVGHKSERLHLTLDSFVQVDELPDYLQYYFSIWLAKNEMEGGKEVPFPHFERFVLEKGLNIKLIRK, via the coding sequence GTGAAAATACTCTATACAACAGACCTGCACGGCAGGGATCTATATTACAACCTGATTTTTAAAAAAGCGCAGTGCCATGAAGCTGACCTGGTGATCAACGGCGGGGATCTGTTGCCGAAGGTGGAGCCGGTTTTTAAACGGCAGCAGAAGTATATCAAGTACCTGGCAAGGACATATTTCCCCCGGTGGGAAAAAGCTGGCATCCATTATATCCTTTGCCCAGGCAACGATGATGCCCGGGTGTTCGATGATTTGCTGGCCGAGGCCTGCAGCGAATTTGAATACGTCCATTTTCTGCGCCCTGAAGGGGATATGGTCAGCATCGGGGATCTGGATTTCATTGGATTCAACTTGGTGTGTGATTATCCTTTCGGCATCAAGGATCGGTGCCGGATGGATAAAGAAGGCTTTGAGTTCCCACCGCAACGGGGAACCCCGTCATACACGGTCGCAAAAGGGAACGGATACGGTTGGCAGGAGATCGACGATTGGTTTTCTCATGCCCGGACTTTGCCCACCCTGGAGGATGAACTGGAGGCCCTGGTAAAACCTGACGTCCGGCGACCGGATGAAGGCCTTGTGTCATCCAGCCCTCTGGACCTAAAGGCCTCCATGAAAAAGGCCGTGTATATCATGCACATGCCACCGGCCGGCCTGGGCCTGGACGTTTGTTCATCCGGAGATCGGCCGGCAGCGTGGTCCGTCCGGGAGTTCCTTGAAAGGGAACAGCCCTTGCTTTCCCTCCATGGCCATATCCATGAGTCATACATCATGACTTCGATCTGGAAAGCCAAAATAGGTGACACCTGGGCAGTGCAGCCCGGGCAGGGCGGTCCTCATCCTGTATATTGTGTCATTGATACGGATGACCTGGAGAGTATGAGGCGAGTCGGGCATAAAAGCGAACGGCTCCATCTGACGTTGGATAGCTTCGTCCAGGTAGACGAGCTGCCCGATTATTTGCAATATTATTTTTCCATCTGGCTTGCCAAAAATGAAATGGAAGGGGGAAAGGAAGTGCCATTCCCCCATTTTGAAAGGTTCGTTTTGGAAAAAGGACTTAATATTAAGTTGATCCGGAAATAG
- a CDS encoding NapC/NirT family cytochrome c, which translates to MKKMIKPVIFVFIGIIIAFPVFSLTYYTMARTSTPGFCASCHEIRPAYNSWKTSTHVNNAQGFVADCMDCHLPAPQDTINFFYAKTAHGIKDVFVHFAYGTYDREKSREHAYATFKNAQCQKCHRNLLHIPDKRGAMLAHRSVLYPRKGYEKKCVDCHRNLVHVDSEFYKYKQNQAPYRGLGI; encoded by the coding sequence ATGAAAAAAATGATCAAACCTGTGATTTTCGTCTTTATCGGTATTATTATCGCTTTCCCCGTTTTCAGCCTCACCTATTATACCATGGCCCGAACGTCCACTCCTGGTTTCTGTGCGTCCTGTCACGAAATTCGACCCGCCTATAACAGTTGGAAAACTTCCACCCATGTAAACAATGCCCAGGGGTTTGTCGCTGACTGTATGGACTGCCATCTGCCTGCCCCGCAAGATACGATCAATTTCTTTTACGCCAAGACAGCTCACGGCATAAAAGATGTATTCGTCCATTTTGCTTATGGCACCTATGACCGGGAAAAAAGCCGTGAACATGCCTATGCAACTTTTAAAAATGCACAATGCCAGAAATGCCATCGTAATCTTCTGCACATACCGGATAAGAGAGGTGCCATGCTGGCCCATCGATCAGTCCTGTACCCGAGAAAAGGGTATGAAAAAAAGTGTGTTGACTGCCACCGCAACCTGGTTCACGTGGACAGTGAGTTTTACAAGTACAAACAGAATCAGGCGCCGTATAGAGGATTAGGAATTTAA